Proteins from a single region of Hordeum vulgare subsp. vulgare chromosome 6H, MorexV3_pseudomolecules_assembly, whole genome shotgun sequence:
- the LOC123402746 gene encoding protein BTR1-like — MLRNSLGKMLHSPTATDKEDPRSPPTTTTAATKPDTSMQSPDEDSCGVQGILTIGVADEHVGAVISRAGRTIKEIKQVSGAWITISPEGEFMPGTCYREVFITGTSEAIRAAEAMIMRCLGRQWQR; from the exons ATGTTGAGAAACTCACTAGGGAAAATGTTGCATTCACCTACAG CTACTGACAAGGAGGATCCACGGTCTCCTCCCACGACGACGACGGCCGCCACCAAG CCTGACACGTCCATGCAATCACCTGATGAAGATAGCTGCGGTGTACAAGGGATTCTCACCATTGGTGTCGCGGACGAGCACGTGGGCGCTGTCATCAGCCGTGCTGGGAGGACCATCAAGGAGATCAAACAG GTTAGCGGTGCCTGGATCACGATTTCACCCGAGGGAGAGTTCATGCCCGGAACTTGCTACAG GGAGGTGTTCATCACTGGGACATCAGAGGCGATCCGCGCAGCTGAGGCGATGATCATGCGCTGTCTCGGTCGCCAGTGGCAACggtga